Proteins co-encoded in one Campylobacter ornithocola genomic window:
- the dnaN gene encoding DNA polymerase III subunit beta, with protein MKISINKNTLESAIVLTNSYVDKKDSSNIASHLLFEVVEDKLIIRASDYEIGINYKIKKIKVESAGFATANAKSILDIIKSLNNEDVVLETIENFLFIRQKGTKYKLPMFNYEDFPNFPSTEGKDKFDIDSSDLSRSLKKILPAVDTNNPKYSLNGALLDIKTTHISFVGTDTKRLAVFTLNKTNEKEFNLCIPKKAILEMQKIFFEKIEIYYDENILIAKNDNFEFFTKLINDKFPDYERVIPKNITKEFIFKTEEFMDALKKINVITEKMKLNFHKDKLVFEGISLDNMEAKTELEMELNIDEEFNLCIKNKFITDFLNSIESETFKLSINEPHMAFLVSSEELQTVIMPVIL; from the coding sequence ATATCGCTTCTCACTTACTTTTTGAAGTAGTTGAAGATAAATTAATCATAAGAGCAAGTGATTATGAAATAGGTATTAATTATAAAATAAAAAAAATCAAAGTTGAAAGTGCAGGTTTTGCAACTGCTAATGCTAAAAGTATTTTAGATATTATTAAAAGTTTAAATAATGAAGATGTAGTCTTAGAAACTATAGAAAATTTCCTTTTTATTAGACAAAAAGGAACTAAATATAAACTTCCTATGTTTAATTATGAAGATTTCCCAAATTTCCCAAGCACTGAAGGAAAAGATAAATTTGATATTGATTCAAGTGATTTAAGTAGATCTTTGAAAAAAATTCTACCTGCAGTTGATACAAATAATCCAAAGTATTCTTTAAATGGTGCTTTACTTGATATAAAAACTACTCACATTAGTTTCGTAGGAACAGATACTAAACGCTTAGCAGTTTTTACACTAAATAAAACAAATGAAAAAGAATTTAACCTTTGTATCCCTAAAAAAGCTATTTTAGAAATGCAAAAAATCTTTTTTGAAAAAATTGAAATTTATTATGATGAAAATATATTGATTGCAAAAAATGATAATTTTGAGTTTTTCACAAAACTTATTAATGATAAATTCCCTGATTATGAAAGAGTAATTCCAAAAAATATCACAAAAGAATTTATTTTTAAAACTGAAGAATTTATGGACGCATTGAAAAAAATCAATGTGATCACTGAAAAAATGAAATTAAATTTCCATAAAGATAAACTTGTATTTGAAGGTATTAGTTTAGATAATATGGAAGCAAAAACTGAACTCGAAATGGAACTTAATATAGATGAGGAATTTAATCTTTGCATTAAAAATAAATTCATCACTGACTTTTTAAATTCTATTGAAAGTGAAACATTTAAACTTAGCATAAATGAACCTCATATGGCCTTTTTAGTTTCAAGTGAAGAATTACAAACTGTGATTATGCCAGTTATTTTATAA